One Cryomorphaceae bacterium DNA window includes the following coding sequences:
- the bamD gene encoding outer membrane protein assembly factor BamD, whose translation MFWFVLAQKSAAKLALFTYSGKKAVVVVAGYFCWRPTKVRLNFVSPITSIQCPVFSMYYLCAMIFRIALAISLIGAFVMHSGCSKYNKVLKSQDVDLKYTWAMKYFERSDFNRALPLFEELIAVTRGTQRSETIYYHYAQSYFGLRDYYLAGFYFESFVKTYPNSEKAEEAAFMAALCFYKNSPGYSLDQSDTKRAIQKFQIFLERYPNSEKRDTSNVLVENMIRKLEKKAYESAMLYHKIEQYKSAVIALNNVLREYPNSEYKEEILFRILESNYLLAVRSVEEKKYDRLKDTIKSYHTFVDSYPESSKVRQAEALYETTIRELERINL comes from the coding sequence ATGTTTTGGTTTGTACTGGCTCAAAAAAGCGCCGCGAAATTAGCGTTATTTACTTACTCTGGCAAAAAAGCCGTGGTTGTGGTTGCAGGTTATTTTTGTTGGCGCCCGACTAAAGTAAGATTAAATTTCGTTTCACCAATCACATCCATACAATGCCCCGTCTTTTCAATGTACTATCTTTGCGCCATGATTTTCAGAATTGCCCTTGCCATTTCGCTCATTGGCGCCTTTGTAATGCACAGTGGATGTAGCAAGTACAACAAAGTGCTCAAGAGCCAGGACGTAGATTTGAAGTACACCTGGGCCATGAAGTACTTCGAGAGAAGTGACTTTAACCGGGCGCTGCCTTTGTTTGAGGAACTTATTGCCGTAACCAGGGGCACCCAGCGCAGTGAAACCATTTATTACCACTATGCCCAATCATACTTTGGGCTGCGCGATTATTACCTCGCCGGGTTTTATTTTGAGAGCTTTGTAAAGACATACCCCAACAGTGAAAAGGCCGAAGAAGCAGCCTTTATGGCAGCACTTTGTTTTTACAAGAACTCACCCGGTTACTCGCTTGATCAGAGCGATACCAAAAGAGCGATTCAGAAGTTTCAAATCTTTCTTGAGCGTTACCCCAACTCCGAAAAACGTGACACCAGCAACGTGCTTGTTGAGAACATGATAAGGAAGCTCGAGAAGAAAGCCTACGAAAGCGCCATGCTCTATCACAAAATTGAGCAATACAAATCGGCTGTCATAGCCCTGAACAACGTGCTGCGCGAATACCCCAACTCTGAGTACAAGGAGGAGATCCTGTTTCGAATTCTGGAGAGTAATTATCTTCTCGCTGTTCGCAGCGTGGAGGAAAAAAAGTACGACCGCTTAAAGGACACAATCAAATCTTATCATACCTTTGTCGATTCTTATCCCGAAAGTAGCAAGGTGCGCCAAGCGGAAGCACTTTACGAGACTACCATTCGGGAGTTGGAGAGAATCAATTTATAG
- a CDS encoding RNA polymerase Rpb6 — translation MSSKFKNVNAARNTETRDVSRMVGDSGNIYETVAVLAKRSNQISSELKEELSAKLEEFATSQDNLEEIFENREQIEISKYYERLPKPHAIAIQELLEDKIYSRRPDEDLQDAPAEA, via the coding sequence ATGTCGAGTAAATTCAAAAACGTTAACGCTGCCCGAAACACTGAAACCCGCGATGTAAGTCGCATGGTAGGTGACTCGGGTAACATCTACGAAACCGTAGCTGTACTTGCTAAGCGGTCGAACCAGATCAGCTCTGAGCTGAAAGAAGAGTTGAGTGCCAAGCTCGAGGAGTTTGCTACCTCTCAGGACAACCTCGAAGAAATCTTCGAAAACCGCGAGCAAATCGAGATTTCAAAATACTACGAGCGTTTGCCCAAACCTCATGCTATTGCTATTCAGGAGCTTCTCGAAGACAAGATCTATAGCCGTCGTCCGGACGAGGATCTTCAGGATGCTCCCGCTGAGGCCTAA
- the coaBC gene encoding bifunctional phosphopantothenoylcysteine decarboxylase/phosphopantothenate--cysteine ligase CoaBC gives MTCLSGKRILLGITGSIAAYKSAFLTRELVKAGAYVRVIMTHGARDFITPLTLATLSRNPVLSDLIEDRESGVWTNHVDLALWADAMIIAPVSAHSLGKMVTGQSDNLLLLTFLSAKCPVFFAPSMDLDMFKHGSTRENIEKMQSFGHILIPVGKGELASGLEGEGRMAEPEEIIQQVHNYFEARLPLRGKKVLVTAGPTFERIDPVRFIGNFSSGKMGYAIAEELAQRGAEVTLVSGPTSLKTKHERIQTIHVESARDMLEACQREFAAVNWVIMSAAVADYRPAEQSDQKIKKTDAQPTVHLALNPDILKWMGQHKAPNQILVGFALETNNAVENARKKLKAKNLDLIMLNSLEDDQSGFGYDTNKVTLITADNKTLPLELKTKTEVARDLIDYLQQSAQ, from the coding sequence ATGACATGCTTATCAGGTAAGCGCATTCTGCTGGGAATAACCGGGAGCATCGCTGCCTATAAATCGGCTTTTCTAACCCGTGAGTTGGTAAAGGCCGGTGCGTACGTGCGTGTTATTATGACGCATGGAGCCAGGGATTTTATCACACCGCTTACACTGGCAACGCTCTCCAGAAACCCGGTGTTATCGGACTTGATTGAAGACCGCGAGAGTGGCGTTTGGACCAATCACGTGGATCTTGCGCTATGGGCGGATGCCATGATTATCGCTCCGGTTTCGGCCCATAGTTTGGGTAAGATGGTTACAGGTCAATCAGATAATTTATTGCTCCTCACATTTTTATCGGCCAAGTGTCCGGTTTTTTTTGCACCATCTATGGATCTGGATATGTTCAAACACGGTTCCACCCGAGAGAATATTGAAAAGATGCAGTCATTTGGGCATATCCTCATTCCGGTAGGAAAAGGTGAACTGGCCAGCGGTCTCGAAGGCGAAGGGCGAATGGCTGAGCCTGAAGAGATCATTCAACAGGTACACAACTATTTTGAAGCGCGGCTACCTCTGCGCGGCAAGAAAGTACTGGTTACTGCCGGTCCTACCTTTGAGCGGATAGACCCCGTCCGGTTTATCGGGAATTTCTCGAGCGGTAAAATGGGATATGCCATTGCTGAAGAGCTTGCACAGCGAGGTGCAGAGGTAACCCTGGTGAGCGGGCCTACATCACTCAAAACGAAACATGAGCGCATTCAGACCATCCACGTTGAAAGTGCGCGCGATATGTTGGAGGCATGCCAGCGGGAATTCGCCGCGGTTAACTGGGTCATCATGTCGGCAGCCGTTGCAGATTACCGTCCGGCCGAGCAAAGTGATCAGAAAATCAAAAAAACAGACGCACAGCCCACCGTCCATCTTGCGCTCAACCCGGATATTTTGAAATGGATGGGCCAGCATAAAGCCCCCAACCAAATATTGGTGGGCTTCGCGCTTGAGACCAATAATGCGGTGGAAAATGCACGCAAAAAACTCAAGGCCAAAAACCTCGATTTGATTATGCTCAACTCGTTGGAAGATGACCAATCCGGTTTTGGGTATGATACCAACAAGGTTACTTTGATTACGGCAGACAATAAAACGCTGCCTTTGGAGTTGAAAACTAAGACGGAGGTGGCGCGGGATTTGATAGACTACCTCCAGCAATCAGCACAATGA
- a CDS encoding SDR family oxidoreductase, translating to MSHNLLKGKRGIIFGALNDQSIAWKVAEKAHAEGASFVLSNVPVAMRLGAINELSEKCNAPIIPADATSTDDLKNLYAQSMEKLGGKIDFVLHSIGMSPNVRKGKGYTGLNYDWYQKTLDISGGSLHKTLQVAMEMDALNEWASVVALSYIAAQRIYPDYGDMADAKSLLESIARGFGYHYGFKKKVRVNTISQSPTPTTAGTGVSGFDKFLAFAESLSPLGNADANACADYCVMMFSDYTKYVTMQNLYHDGGYSATGVTAKVMDKF from the coding sequence ATGTCTCACAACCTGCTGAAAGGTAAGCGCGGAATCATATTCGGAGCGCTCAATGATCAATCCATCGCATGGAAAGTGGCCGAAAAAGCCCACGCTGAAGGAGCCAGTTTTGTGCTGTCAAACGTTCCCGTGGCTATGCGTTTGGGAGCCATTAACGAGCTTTCAGAAAAATGCAACGCTCCAATTATACCTGCGGATGCCACCTCTACGGATGATCTTAAGAATCTCTACGCCCAAAGTATGGAAAAATTGGGAGGTAAGATTGATTTTGTACTCCACAGCATCGGTATGTCGCCCAACGTGCGAAAAGGAAAAGGCTACACCGGTCTCAACTACGACTGGTACCAGAAAACCCTGGATATATCAGGCGGGTCCTTACATAAAACACTTCAAGTGGCCATGGAAATGGATGCGCTCAATGAATGGGCCTCTGTAGTTGCGCTATCTTACATTGCCGCTCAGCGCATTTACCCTGATTACGGTGATATGGCCGACGCAAAATCACTGCTCGAGTCCATTGCCCGCGGGTTTGGATATCACTATGGCTTCAAGAAAAAGGTGCGCGTAAACACCATTTCGCAGTCGCCAACCCCCACCACAGCGGGAACCGGCGTTTCAGGCTTTGACAAGTTCCTGGCTTTTGCAGAATCTCTCAGTCCGCTGGGCAATGCCGATGCCAACGCCTGCGCCGACTACTGCGTGATGATGTTTTCTGATTACACGAAATACGTTACCATGCAGAACCTGTATCACGACGGAGGCTACTCGGCCACCGGAGTGACCGCAAAGGTGATGGACAAATTCTAA
- the recN gene encoding DNA repair protein RecN: protein MWGVLTHLHIRNYALIDSLSIELRPGFSVITGETGSGKSILLGALSLILGKRADTSVLRDAGSKCIVEVTCKLKGWPVGDFFEEHDLDYDDHCTIRREISPAGKSRAFINDTPVNLQQLRELGSLLVDIHSQHETLNLKDNSFQLAVLDDFAGLTSRVEAFTAQFKEWRTLHREMANLREHLAREREQRDFLDFQLNELEEAQLTPGEEEQLQSEIALLEHAEEIKLRLVQCTEMLIDSDENVAATLRNGLQQLASVRSHDKGIDELFERLQSASIEIKDIGEELARQEQLIEVNPSRLQQLQERLDMLNGLMHKHQASNVAALLDKMDAIAQKLEGEQSREEKLELLKKQIAEREEDLQAQSAELTVKRKEAAPQLAQKLCVLLERMELKNAEMSIAIESLSKRTSHGDDWVQLLLRTNKGQELMPIEQVASGGELSRVMLAIKSVNTGQQFAPTLILDEIDNGVSGRVADAMAQLLAEMGGQRQMICITHLPQIAAKGQWHYRVSKRDEADRTHTFVEELNEEARLHEVAAMLSGSDTTEAALQNARMLMNAN from the coding sequence ATTTGGGGCGTGCTCACCCACCTGCATATTCGCAATTACGCCCTGATTGACAGTCTCTCTATTGAGCTGAGACCCGGTTTTTCAGTGATTACCGGCGAAACCGGCTCAGGAAAATCCATTTTACTCGGGGCCCTTTCGCTTATTCTCGGAAAGCGGGCCGACACTTCTGTACTCAGAGATGCCGGCAGCAAGTGCATTGTAGAGGTTACTTGCAAACTCAAAGGCTGGCCGGTAGGCGATTTTTTTGAAGAGCACGATCTCGATTACGACGACCATTGCACCATCCGTCGCGAAATCAGTCCGGCCGGAAAATCAAGGGCATTCATCAATGATACGCCTGTAAATCTGCAGCAGTTAAGAGAGCTCGGATCTCTGCTGGTGGATATACACTCTCAACATGAAACGCTGAATCTAAAAGACAACAGTTTTCAACTGGCCGTGCTCGATGATTTTGCAGGACTTACCTCCCGGGTAGAGGCGTTTACTGCGCAATTTAAAGAATGGCGAACACTTCATCGGGAAATGGCCAACCTTCGCGAGCACTTGGCAAGGGAAAGAGAACAACGTGATTTCCTGGATTTTCAACTGAATGAACTTGAAGAGGCTCAACTTACCCCTGGCGAAGAGGAACAGTTACAGTCTGAAATAGCCCTGCTTGAACACGCTGAGGAAATCAAGCTTCGGCTGGTTCAATGCACCGAAATGCTTATTGACTCCGACGAAAATGTAGCCGCTACGCTTCGCAACGGTTTGCAGCAATTGGCCTCGGTGCGCAGTCACGACAAAGGCATTGACGAGTTGTTTGAGCGCCTCCAAAGCGCGTCCATTGAAATCAAAGACATAGGAGAAGAGTTGGCCAGGCAAGAGCAGCTTATCGAGGTGAATCCGTCGAGATTGCAGCAACTACAGGAGCGCCTGGATATGCTCAACGGTTTGATGCACAAGCACCAGGCTAGTAATGTAGCTGCCTTGTTGGACAAAATGGACGCCATTGCTCAGAAACTTGAGGGAGAACAATCGCGGGAGGAGAAGCTGGAGTTGCTGAAAAAACAGATTGCGGAGCGCGAAGAAGACTTGCAAGCCCAATCTGCTGAGCTGACTGTCAAAAGAAAGGAAGCCGCTCCACAATTGGCCCAAAAACTTTGTGTACTTCTGGAGAGAATGGAACTCAAGAACGCCGAAATGAGCATTGCCATAGAGTCCTTGTCGAAGAGAACATCCCACGGTGACGATTGGGTGCAGCTGCTTCTCAGAACGAACAAAGGTCAGGAGTTGATGCCCATTGAGCAGGTGGCTTCGGGGGGAGAACTTTCACGCGTCATGCTGGCAATCAAATCGGTAAACACCGGTCAACAATTTGCGCCCACGCTTATTCTCGATGAAATTGACAATGGTGTTTCCGGTAGGGTAGCCGATGCAATGGCCCAATTGCTGGCTGAAATGGGGGGGCAGCGCCAAATGATTTGCATCACCCACCTTCCGCAAATTGCGGCCAAAGGGCAGTGGCACTATCGGGTGTCGAAGCGCGATGAAGCAGATAGAACCCACACATTTGTGGAGGAGCTCAACGAAGAAGCCCGCCTTCATGAAGTTGCAGCCATGCTCAGTGGCTCCGATACAACCGAGGCAGCACTCCAGAACGCGCGCATGCTCATGAATGCCAACTAA
- a CDS encoding DUF4835 family protein yields the protein MKHIQLLLALIFLGMHTAPAQELNCNVTVIRPQVQGSETRIFETMENVIFEFVNNQRWTNDIFEVHERIECNMLLTITEGAPGATTFRGNLQVQSFRPVHNASLKSQVINLVDNDVEFTFVENAILRFTPDYFTDNLTSILAFYAYMIIGYDYDTFSLEGGTRYFQLAQQVVNNASNAPQAGWKGFEGDRNRFWMVDNILHQTFRPFRKMLYEYHRLGLDIMYDKFDEGREMVIQSLDQLRSVHQIKPLSYNMTIFFLAKNDEIINIFSKAQGNEKNQVYQIGELLDPGNLSKYNKLR from the coding sequence ATGAAACACATTCAGTTACTTCTGGCACTCATCTTTTTAGGCATGCATACAGCTCCGGCACAGGAGCTTAATTGTAATGTTACCGTTATTCGTCCACAGGTTCAGGGCTCAGAAACGCGAATCTTCGAAACCATGGAGAACGTGATTTTTGAATTTGTGAACAACCAGCGTTGGACCAATGACATTTTCGAGGTGCACGAGCGTATTGAGTGCAACATGCTCCTTACCATTACCGAAGGAGCTCCCGGAGCCACTACTTTTCGTGGAAACCTGCAGGTACAGAGCTTCCGCCCGGTGCACAACGCCAGCTTGAAATCACAGGTCATTAATTTAGTGGACAATGACGTGGAATTCACCTTTGTAGAGAACGCTATTTTGCGCTTCACACCGGATTATTTCACCGATAACCTCACCAGTATCCTGGCTTTTTACGCGTACATGATTATTGGCTACGACTACGATACCTTCAGTCTTGAAGGAGGAACAAGGTATTTTCAGCTTGCCCAACAGGTCGTAAACAATGCAAGCAATGCTCCACAGGCGGGCTGGAAGGGTTTTGAAGGCGACCGAAATCGCTTTTGGATGGTGGACAACATACTTCACCAAACGTTCAGGCCCTTTCGCAAAATGCTCTACGAGTACCACCGTTTGGGGCTCGATATCATGTACGACAAGTTTGACGAAGGACGCGAAATGGTGATTCAATCGCTGGATCAGCTGCGCTCTGTGCACCAAATCAAGCCTTTGTCTTACAATATGACGATTTTCTTTCTTGCCAAAAACGATGAGATTATCAATATTTTCTCCAAGGCGCAAGGCAACGAAAAGAACCAGGTTTACCAAATTGGCGAGCTGCTGGACCCGGGTAATTTGTCCAAGTACAACAAACTTCGATAG